A window of Apium graveolens cultivar Ventura chromosome 8, ASM990537v1, whole genome shotgun sequence contains these coding sequences:
- the LOC141680785 gene encoding uncharacterized protein LOC141680785: protein MDRSWLTADRRTKEFKKGVEDLLMFAFENGYNEGKISFPCLKCAHNKSWNARTVKNHLFQYGIDETYTHWIWHGEANSAESSLPDESGSSISLNQAYIGMGEADEDDDDFSSDSSDFVNHVKGEHAPLYPGCENYTKMKALVKLFNLKVKHGMSDSCFSDVLLLIGDLLPEGNNIPSSFSEAKKTLCALEMGYEKIHACPNNCLLYRGQINEDETTCRMCKASRWELNKKGEEQEGVPAKVLWYFPLIPRIRNLFNTPQITKDMTWHDTERQKDGKMRHPADSETWKDVDKEWPDFASDSRNLRLALSSDGFNPFRGNRTDYSSWPVLLSIYNLPPWLCMKRRYIMLCLLISGPTEPGNDIDVFLQPLIEDLQQLWLGKQVYDAYKRDSFLLRGILLWTISYYPALGNLSGNVIKGYNACTVCVDNTKATRLVHYRKTVVMRHRRWLPRHHPYRKQKTAFDNTVEKDVAPIPLTGVQVFGRVQHLRDHVFGKTQRQPRWKKGEARPVWKKVSIFFQLEYWKFLPVRHVLDVMHIEKNICEALLGTLLNIPGKTKDREYVRLDMADMGIRTELRPKTPGKKEKVPLASWNLSNAEKKVVCSSFL, encoded by the coding sequence ATGGATAGATCATGGTTAACAGCTGATAGAAGAACAAAAGAGTTTAAAAAAGGAGTGGAGGATTTACTGATGTTTGCCTTTGAGAATGGTTATAATGAAGGAAAAATAAGTTTTCCATGCTTAAAGTGCGCACACAACAAATCTTGGAATGCTCGGACTGTTAAAAACCACCTTTTTCAATATGGCATAGATGAAACTTATACACACTGGATATGGCACGGGGAGGCAAATTCTGCAGAAAGTTCTCTACCGGATGAAAGCGGCTCATCTATATCTTTAAACCAGGCCTACATAGGAATGGGTGAAGCTGACGAAGATGATGATGATTTTTCCTCCGATTCTTCAGATTTCGTGAATCATGTCAAAGGTGAGCATGCACCTCTCTATCCTGGTTGTGAGAATTACACTAAGATGAAAGCGTTGGTTAAGTTATTCAACTTGAAGGTGAAACATGGTATGTCTGATTCATGTTTTTCTGATGTTCTATTGTTGATTGGGGATTTGCTTCCGGAAGGCAACAATATCCCTTCTTCTTTCAGTGAAGCAAAGAAAACCTTATGTGCATTAGAAATGGGGTATGAGAAGATACACGCATGCCCGAATAATTGTCTCTTATATCGTGGCCAAATAAATGAAGACGAGACAACTTGTCGGATGTGTAAGGCCTCTAGATGGGAATTGAATAAGAAAGGAGAAGAACAGGAAGGAGTCCCTGCCAAGGTTTTATGGTATTTCCCGTTGATACCAAGAATAAGAAATTTGTTCAACACACCCCAAATTACAAAGGACATGACTTGGCATGACACCGAGCGACAAAAGGATGGTAAAATGAGGCATCCGGCTGACTCGGAAACATGGAAGGATGTTGATAAAGAGTGGCCTGATTTTGCATCGGATAGTAGGAACCTTCGGTTAGCTTTATCCTCTGACGGTTTTAATCCTTTTCGTGGAAACCGTACTGATTATTCTAGTTGGCCGGTTTTGCTATCAATTTATAACCTTCCACCTTGGCTCTGTATGAAAAGAAGGTATATTATGCTCTGCTTGTTAATATCAGGACCAACGGAGCCTGGAAATGATATCGACGTGTTCCTTCAACCGCTTATAGAAGATCTGCAACAGTTGTGGCTCGGGAAACAAGTGTATGACGCATATAAACGAGATTCTTTCTTACTTAGGGGTATATTATTATGGACAATAAGTTATTATCCGGCCTTAGGAAACTTGTCAGGAAACGTAATTAAAGGGTATAATGCTTGTACTGTCTGTGTTGATAACACAAAGGCTACTAGGCTCGTTCATTATCGAAAGACGGTGGTTATGAGGCATAGGAGGTGGCTGCCCCGTCATCATCCGTATAGAAAGCAGAAAACAGCTTTTGATAACACTGTAGAGAAGGATGTTGCTCCTATTCCATTAACTGGTGTGCAGGTTTTTGGACGAGTACAACATTTAAGGGACCATGTCTTTGGTAAGACACAACGCCAACCTCGATGGAAGAAAGGTGAAGCTCGACCAGTTTGGAAGAAGGTTTCTATATTCTTCCAACTTGAGTATTGGAAGTTTTTGCCGGTTAGGCATGTTCTCGATGTGATGCACatcgagaaaaatatatgtgaagCTTTACTCGGAACTTTGCTAAATATTCCTGGAAAGACAAAAGATAGGGAGTATGTCCGTCTTGATATGGCTGATATGGGAATAAGAACGGAGCTGAGGCCAAAAACTCCCGGCAAGAAAGAGAAGGTACCTTTGGCTTCATGGAACTTATCAAATGCAGAAAAGAAGGTAGTTTGCTCATCCTTTCTTTAA